In Zingiber officinale cultivar Zhangliang chromosome 1A, Zo_v1.1, whole genome shotgun sequence, a genomic segment contains:
- the LOC122027877 gene encoding pentatricopeptide repeat-containing protein At2g35130-like isoform X2, whose translation MAQQILEFVQKEPDAAKVWAALDTLPATHNVWDDLINVSVQLRLNKQWDPIISVCEWILYKSSFRPDVICFNLLIDSYSQKRQYRKAESIYTDLLEGQCIPTEDTYALLLGAYSRCGFYKKCEAILTEMRQNGTHPSAVVYNAYINGLLKERDTRKAVEIFQRMKSDRCKPSTDTYTMMINLYGKANQSAMALKIFNEMKTEKCKPNICTYTALINAFARDGMCEKAEEIFEELQEAGHEPDVYAYNALMEVYNRAGFPFGSYEIFSLMQHMGCEPDRASYNILVDAFGRAGLHEDAEAAFEELKQQGMTPTMKSHMLLLSAYSRAGNIPKCEAVMNQMHKSGLELDTFALNSMLNAYGRAGRFEKMEEVLMGMEKGPYEGDISTYNILINFFGRAGFFSRMEDVFHSLASKGLKADVVTWTSKMSAYARKKQYRKCLEIFEEMIDAGCYPDGGTAKVLLASCATDEQIEQITTVIRSMHKETRNTFAA comes from the exons ATGGCTCAGCAGATTCTAGAATTTGTACAGAAGGAACCTGATGCTGCCAAAGTATGGGCTGCACTTGACACTCTCCCTGCCACTCACAATGTGTGGGATGATCTTATTAATGTGTCAGTTCAACTTCGTCTCAACAAGCAATGGGATCCTATTATATCT GTTTGTGAGTGGATACTATACAAGAGCTCTTTCCGCCCTGATGTCATATGCTTCAACTTGCTTATAGACTCGTACAGCCAGAAGAGACAGTATAGGAAGGCAGAGTCGATTTACACAGATCTACTTGAAGGTCAATGCATCCCAACTGAGGATACTTATGCTCTTCTGTTGGGTGCTTACTCCAGATGTGGGTTTTACAAGAAGTGTGAGGCTATCCTTACAGAAATGAGACAAAATGGCACACATCCAA GTGCTGTGGTATATAATGCATACATAAATGGGTTGTTAAAGGAGAGGGACACTAGAAAGGCTGTTGAAATCTTTCAAAGGATGAAAAGTGATCGGTGCAAACCATCAACAGACACATACACAATGATGATTAATCTATACGGGAAG GCTAATCAATCTGCTATGGCCCTAAAGATATTCAATGAAATGAAAACTGAAAAGTGCAAGCCAAATATATGTACATATACTGCTTTGATAAATGCATTTGCGAGAGATGGAATGTGCGAGAAGGCTGAAGAGATATTTGAAGAGCTACAGGAGGCTGGACATGAACCCGATGTTTATGCATACAATGCTCTCATGGAAGTTTATAA TCGTGCAGGTTTTCCATTTGGTTCATACGAGATCTTCTCGCTAATGCAACACATGGGATGTGAACCAGATAGAGCTTCATACAACATTTTGGTTGATGCATTTGGAAGAGCTGGCCTTCATGAAG ATGCAGAGGCCGCATTTGAAGAGCTAAAACAGCAGGGCATGACACCAACCATGAAATCACACATGCTGCTCCTTTCTGCCTACTCAAGAGCAGGAAACATTCCAAAATGTGAAGCAGTCATGAACCAGATGCATAAATCCGGGCTTGAGCTGGACACCTTCGCACTCAACTCCATGCTTAACGCCTACGGAAGGGCCGGTCGgttcgagaagatggaagaagtctTAATGGGAATGGAGAAGGGTCCATATGAAGGGGACATCAGCACTTACAACATCTTGATTAACTTTTTTGGTCGTGCAGGTTTTTTTAGCAGAATGGAAGATGTGTTTCATTCCCTAGCGAGCAAAGGGTTGAAAGCTGATGTAGTGACTTGGACTTCGAAGATGAGCGCTTATGCGCGAAAGAAACAGTACAGGAAATGCttggagatttttgaagagaTGATAGATGCTGGTTGTTATCCAGATGGAGGAACTGCGAAAGTGCTGCTTGCCTCTTGTGCTACGGATGAGCAGATCGAACAGATTACCACTGTAATTAGATCAATGCATAAGGAAACAAGAAATACATTTGCTGCATGA